One genomic segment of Mangifera indica cultivar Alphonso chromosome 6, CATAS_Mindica_2.1, whole genome shotgun sequence includes these proteins:
- the LOC123218143 gene encoding subtilisin-like protease SBT1.5, which translates to MSPSSSTFLLLLLLFFISLLSSSSFSFSANVDNDHTFKTYIVKVHDDAKPSIFPTHKHWYESSLPSSTSLIHTYDTVFRGFSARLTTSEAQQLKTLPHVIALIPEQVRHLHTTRSPQFLGLKTSDSAGLLKESDFGSDLVIAVIDTGIWPERQSFNDRDLGPVPSKWKGQCVTTEDFPSSSCNRKIIGARFFCQGYESTNGKMNETSEFRSPRDSDGHGTHTASIAAGRYVFPASTLGYARGVAAGMAPKARLSVYKVCWNSGCYDSDILAAFDSAVSDGVDVVSFSVGGGVVPYYLDAIAIGAFGASDHGVFVSAAAGNGGPGELTVTNVAPWVTSVGAGTIDRDFPANVHLGNGKIVPGVSVYGGPGLGGPEKKYSLVYGGSEEGDGYSASLCLEGSLDPKFAEGKIVLCDRGINSRATKGEVVMKAGGIGMILANGVFDGEGLVADCHLLPATAVGASGGDEIRKYISDSEKAKSPAIATIVFKGTRVNVRPAPVVASFSARGPNPETPEILKPDMIAPGLNILAAWPDRIGPSGIPSDKRKTEFTILSGTSMACPHVSGLAALLKAAHPEWSPAAIRSALMTTAYTVDNRGETMIDESTGNTSTVLDFGAGHVHPQKAMDPGLIYDITSYDYVNFLCNLNYTVTNIQVITRRSVDCKGARRAGHVGNLNYPSLSAVFQQCGEDKMSTHFIRTVTNVGDPNSIYKIVIRPPSGMQVTVQPETLVFRRVGQKLNFLVRVEAMAVKLSPGSSSVKSGSIMWTDGKHNVTSPLVVTMQQPL; encoded by the coding sequence ATGTCGCCTTCTTCGTcaacctttcttcttcttcttcttttattcttcatttcacttctctcttcttcttctttttcattttcagcTAATGTCGATAATGACCACACCTTCAAAACTTATATCGTCAAAGTTCACGACGATGCCAAACCCTCCATTTTCCCAACTCACAAACACTGGTACGAGTCCTCCCTCCCCTCCTCTACCTCTCTTATCCATACTTACGACACCGTTTTCCGCGGCTTTTCCGCTAGACTCACTACCTCTGAAGCTCAACAACTCAAAACTCTCCCCCATGTCATTGCTCTCATTCCCGAACAAGTTCGCCACCTTCACACTACTCGGTCTCCTCAGTTCCTCGGCTTAAAAACCTCCGACAGTGCCGGTCTTTTGAAAGAATCCGACTTTGGTTCCGACCTCGTTATCGCTGTCATTGACACCGGTATTTGGCCCGAAAGACAAAGCTTTAATGACCGAGATCTCGGCCCTGTCCCTTCCAAATGGAAAGGCCAATGTGTCACTACTGAAGACTTCCCAAGTTCAAGttgtaatagaaaaataattggtGCAAGGTTTTTCTGTCAAGGTTACGAATCCACGAATGGGAAAATGAACGAAACCTCCGAGTTTCGGTCTCCCCGAGATTCCGATGGTCATGGAACTCATACAGCTTCGATAGCTGCTGGAAGATACGTGTTTCCAGCTTCTACTTTGGGTTATGCTCGTGGGGTCGCTGCAGGTATGGCGCCAAAAGCTCGACTTTCTGTTTATAAAGTGTGTTGGAATTCTGGTTGTTATGATTCCGATATTCTAGCTGCTTTTGATAGTGCTGTTTCGGATGGTGTTGATGTTGTTTCGTTTAGTGTCGGTGGTGGTGTTGTTCCTTATTATTTAGACGCTATAGCTATAGGGGCTTTTGGTGCTTCTGATCATGGTGTGTTTGTGTCTGCTGCTGCTGGTAATGGTGGCCCTGGTGAGTTAACTGTTACCAATGTTGCTCCATGGGTTACTTCTGTTGGTGCTGGGACTATTGATAGAGATTTTCCAGCCAATGTTCATTTGGGAAATGGGAAAATTGTTCCAGGAGTTAGTGTTTACGGTGGACCGGGCTTGGGTGGCCCTGAGAAGAAGTATTCTTTAGTTTATGGAGGGAGTGAAGAGGGTGATGGCTATTCAGCATCTTTGTGTTTGGAAGGGTCTCTAGATCCTAAATTTGCTGAGGGGAAAATTGTTTTGTGTGATAGAGGGATAAATTCTAGGGCTACTAAAGGTGAGGTTGTGATGAAGGCTGGTGGAATTGGGATGATTTTAGCTAATGGGGTGTTTGATGGGGAAGGATTAGTGGCTGATTGTCACTTGTTGCCAGCCACTGCCGTTGGCGCATCAGGTGGTGATGAAATTAGGAAGTATATTTCAGATTCTGAGAAAGCTAAATCACCTGCAATAGCAACGATTGTTTTTAAGGGAACTCGAGTTAATGTGAGGCCAGCTCCAGTAGTGGCCTCTTTCTCAGCTAGAGGCCCTAATCCAGAAACCCCTGAAATTTTGAAACCTGATATGATTGCTCCTGGATTGAATATACTGGCAGCTTGGCCAGATAGAATTGGACCCTCTGGGATTCCTTCTGATAAGCGTAAAACTGAGTTTACTATACTTTCTGGAACTTCAATGGCTTGTCCACATGTTTCTGGCCTTGCCGCTTTGTTAAAGGCAGCACACCCTGAATGGAGCCCTGCAGCAATAAGATCTGCACTGATGACAACTGCTTATACTGTTGATAATCGTGGTGAGACAATGATAGATGAGTCCACCGGCAATACTTCTACTGTGTTAGATTTTGGCGCTGGCCATGTTCACCCCCAGAAAGCTATGGATCCTGGTTTAATTTATGACATAACTTCCTATGATTATGTGAACTTCTTGTGCAATTTGAATTACACAGTTACTAATATCCAAGTTATCACTAGGAGAAGTGTAGATTGCAAAGGGGCTAGAAGGGCTGGTCATGTCGGGAATTTGAATTACCCTTCTCTGTCTGCAGTGTTCCAACAATGTGGTGAGGATAAGATGTCCACGCATTTTATTAGGACTGTGACTAACGTCGGTGACCCAAATTCaatttacaaaattgtaatCAGGCCGCCAAGTGGCATGCAGGTGACAGTGCAGCCGGAGACACTTGTGTTTAGGAGGGTGGGACAGAAACTGAATTTTCTTGTTAGAGTAGAAGCTATGGCAGTTAAGCTCTCTCCAGGGAGCTCTAGTGTGAAGAGTGGTAGCATAATGTGGACAGATGGGAAGCACAATGTCACCAGTCCCTTAGTTGTGACAATGCAGCAACCTCTCTAG